One window from the genome of Nisaea sediminum encodes:
- a CDS encoding AmpG family muropeptide MFS transporter translates to MLETARGIRDWAVETAALYLKRRVLVVLLLGFSSGLPLLLSFSTLSAWMRESGVDLTTIGVFALVGTPFTLKFLWAPLMDRLAVPLLGRLLGRRRAWLLTTQLLLMSAIVLMGATDPVATPWLMALFAVVVSFCAASQDIVVDAYRIESLSEDEQGAGAAAYTLGYRVGMLAAGAGALIVADQAGWFTAYLAMAGLVLVGIFTVLSSPEPETGVPEPKANTPAEWLRSAVYEPFAEFLTRRGALLILAFILLYKLGDAFLGTLTNPFYIDLGFSKTEIAEVTKLFGLVALLVGLFAGGALVKRLGLLKALLVSGVLQAASNLIFVAQALAGHDVWMLTVTIGVENFTGGMGTAAFVAYLSSLTNVAFTATQYALLSSFMAFGRTVLSSGAGAVTDHIGWIGFFIASTAIAVPGLILLLVLMRMFPPEKTGGAQALD, encoded by the coding sequence TTGCTTGAGACCGCGCGCGGCATCCGTGACTGGGCGGTCGAGACGGCGGCGCTTTATCTGAAACGCCGTGTCCTGGTCGTCCTGCTTCTCGGCTTCTCAAGCGGGCTTCCGCTGCTGCTTTCCTTTTCGACTCTCAGCGCCTGGATGCGGGAGTCGGGCGTCGATTTGACGACCATCGGCGTCTTCGCGCTGGTCGGGACGCCCTTCACGCTGAAATTCCTCTGGGCGCCGCTGATGGACCGGCTCGCGGTCCCGCTGCTTGGCCGGTTGCTCGGGCGGCGCCGGGCCTGGTTGCTGACGACACAGCTTCTGTTGATGTCGGCGATTGTGCTCATGGGCGCGACCGACCCGGTGGCAACACCCTGGCTGATGGCGCTCTTCGCGGTCGTCGTCAGCTTTTGCGCCGCAAGTCAGGACATCGTCGTTGACGCCTATCGAATCGAATCTCTCAGCGAGGACGAGCAGGGCGCGGGGGCGGCCGCCTATACGCTCGGCTACCGTGTCGGCATGCTCGCCGCCGGAGCGGGCGCGCTGATCGTCGCGGACCAGGCCGGCTGGTTCACCGCCTATCTTGCGATGGCCGGGTTGGTTCTGGTCGGGATTTTCACCGTGCTATCCAGCCCGGAGCCGGAAACCGGTGTCCCGGAACCGAAGGCGAATACCCCGGCAGAGTGGCTGCGGAGCGCCGTCTACGAGCCGTTCGCGGAGTTTCTGACCCGGCGTGGCGCGCTGCTGATCCTCGCCTTCATCCTGCTCTACAAGCTCGGGGACGCCTTTCTCGGGACACTCACGAACCCTTTCTATATCGATCTCGGCTTCAGCAAGACCGAGATCGCCGAAGTCACGAAGCTGTTCGGATTGGTGGCGCTGCTGGTCGGGCTGTTCGCCGGTGGCGCGCTGGTGAAGCGCCTCGGTCTGCTCAAAGCGCTGCTGGTCTCCGGCGTGCTGCAAGCGGCGTCCAACCTCATCTTCGTCGCCCAGGCGCTGGCCGGGCACGATGTCTGGATGCTGACCGTGACGATCGGCGTGGAGAATTTCACCGGCGGGATGGGGACGGCGGCGTTCGTCGCCTATCTCTCGAGCCTGACCAATGTCGCCTTCACGGCGACGCAGTACGCGCTGCTCTCGTCCTTCATGGCGTTCGGACGCACGGTGCTGAGCTCCGGTGCGGGCGCGGTCACGGACCATATCGGCTGGATCGGCTTCTTCATCGCCTCGACGGCGATCGCCGTGCCGGGGCTGATCCTGCTTCTGGTGCTGATGCGGATGTTCCCGCCGGAGAAGACCGGCGGGGCCCAGGCATTGGACTGA